The DNA segment cacacaaaattaataaaactaagcaaagatcccttaaaacactattttatgtagctccacctggtggtatggatgcgaactacatataaaatgttatttactatcttaatactttactacaaacgataaaaactaacaatttctgcaaaaattattttatcccgcaatttgttctaaactgcccattgtgcattggaggaaaaccaacaaaaatgcaaaatccGCTTCTTTGCAACGGAGCAAAAggacacacatacgcacgcaTGGTAAAACAGCAAAGCGTGCGTGAATGAAAAGTCATACATTTTCCACTTCACAACCCCGTTTCGTGCGCGCAGAGTGGGCTTGTGATGAGCACGCACGCAAAATGCGAAACACATTCATTTAATCATTTTCGTTTGcctttgattgttttttttttgtgtgaaccACACAGCGCTCAGTAACGTCAAACGCTGGCGtggaataatatttttaaccaCAAACAACAGCGTAACAACCGCCACTTGCGTACCTGGTGAGTTGGCACAACGAAGCCTGCTGGAACTGTAGCCCGTCAATCACATAAATAAGCGTACGATTCTTACATCAATGTAAAGCTTCAAAAGCTCAAAAgctgtgagagagagagtgaataTCATGTTTTCGACATCAAACGAAAACTGCAAAACTTTCCATCGCAagaggggggaaaaagaacgagacagagagaaacaGCGAAACAGCGTTTTCCATAAAAATGACAATAACAGAACAGAAGCTTCAGGCGgtcccgtttttttccccaGAAATCACCACGACACCGTAGGTCAGGTTGACCGTAAGCAAAGTTCAGTCGTTTGATGCGATGAGCGATGGGAAAGtaaagaatgaaaatgaatggaAAAAGCACACAGTCTCGCCACAATGATGCACCCTAAAATACCTTTTCCAATCATACCTCTGCCATCGTTCGCTGATGGACGTCAAGCATCAGTTTTTCCGATTTTTACATCCATCTTCAAAGTCCACTTTTGTCCACCGATCGATGATTggaaggatgatgatgatgctggtaACCACAATTAACCAAAACCCAGCAGTAGCTACCATGCCAACAGTGGTTTAACAACCGGCGACTTCCGGTACTTTATGCTCATCCCACCACCCCATGCTCGCCTTTTCAATCCATCAATTTCCAGCGTTAATCTCCAAAAGGTTTCTCACTTCCGGgccttgctgctgcttttaCCTTTTCACATGGGTGAACCGAAAGATTGGTTTTTTAGTTCAATTACCCTGACCAtgggtggcaaaaaaaaaggtcatttTAATGACAAGAGCTTCGTTCCCGTATGTGGTTAAGGAGGTTCAGGGGAGAGAGGTTAGCTATACTGGGCCGCAGTGGGAGATGACTTAACGCTTTCTCGATTGCAGTATTGTGGttgcgtgtgcatgtgtgtgtttttgtatcctCTTAAATCCATAAGATAAGATCATTTAATCGCAAAAGTTAAATGAAGCTATTTAGAACATCAATCAAATTTCAGTCGAAGCTTGAAGCTTTATCGCTCAAGATGATATGGATGGCATCATTACCGCCTGTCTTTAATAGCATCGTCTCTGCCAAGCAAACAGCTCATACGACAGCAGTTATCGGTTAATGTTTGCTAATCAATCTGTCATGTACGCTTTTacaagtttttttctttaactcAAAAGCTTTAAAGCTTTTAACGGAAAGTTTAACATCAGACATGATGGTGGTAAAGAAATCAAAGAAGGCGATAAAGttcaatgcatttttaagttaTTAGTAGAATTTTTGACTGCCTTGCAGCTATTGAATTTGTGCCCGAGTTGAGCTTAATTCGCACTTAAACAAACTATAATTGTTGATTAAAATTTTTCAAGCAATTCGGTACAAAAACCAGTGAAATAATGCTTTATCTACCGTTTGCAAGATGTTCACCGTGAAGTTTAGGATACATTTTTTGTGCAGATACGTTACCCTTTTGACAAACAATTGCCTCTAAATTTAAACTAATATATAATTTGAAGTACATTATTCTTTGCAAGAAATTTAATCTTCAAATTTCAACTCAGTACTAATGATGtactgtatggagcgcacccacgactcggatccgactccgactgtTGTTAGTCCGGTTCAAACTCCGGCAAaatacaatcaaacaaaccatCAAATCTAtcgggagtcgtccggagtcgccggGAGTCGgtgtcgttcggagtcgtctggagtcgcccggagtcgttcggagtcggagtcgtccgaagttatccggagtcggctggagtcgtccggagtcggccggagtcgggagtcgtctggagtcgctcggagccggagtcgtccggagtcgtttggagtcgcccggagtcgttcggagtcggagtcgtccggagtcgtccgaagtcgttcagagtcgttcggagtcgtccggagtcgactggagccgcagtcgtccggagtcgtcggagtcgtccggagtcgtcggagtcgtcggagtcacccggagtcgcccggagtcggagtcgtcccgaatcgttcggagtcttccagagtcgtcggagtcgtccagagtcatccggagtcgttcgaaatcGCAGTTGGTCGGAGTCAATAGGAGCCGTGTGGTTTTATGTGCTTGTGATCTGaccttttcttttcgttgtgtttttttttttgtttttcactttgcgcgtgcacttccTATACGAGCCGACCTCGGCCGACACCAGatgattccggatgactccgtcTGCAGCCGATTCttgatgactccagacgactccggacgattccgaaagactccaggcgactccggacgactccgactccgggcgactccgggcgactccagacgattccgggcgattccggacgactccgagccTTTTCGGAcaattccaaacgactccggatatagcagcgcggacctaccttccggagacgattccgaatttatcggagtcgaatcggagtcgactccggattttggccaactttacccatcaccaCTCAGTACCATACTTCGTTGCGTTAAATATTAATCTTAATGAggcaaaacagaagaaaaatgtACCTTTTAATACCAAATCAATATCAATAGAAAAATGTCGAATTTCTCTTCTGTTCTAAAATAATTATCCTCTACCATCACGAGAACAAAACCATCCGCCATAATAGAAACAATCAGATATTGTCACGTCAGCGTCAGCGGTGGTAAAATAATCGGCAACCCGTGCCCGTCAATCGAGTAAAACGCAAAACAATACCATTTACAAAAGGCATTTCCCTTTCTCCCAATCACATTGTTCGCGGTCGTTCCGGTTTTCGTTGCCTGCTGTCATTTTGCCCCATTTTGCGCCCTTTACAGCACGGAACGCGCGAAAGGCTACAAATCAAAAGTAAGCAAATGGCACGTGCTACGGCGCGCTCCTCTACGCAACGAAAGTGAAGAAGCTAAACAGAACACTTACACCGTGTTACAGCGGGTTCGTCGCTACCGCCATCTCGGCCCTGTATCTGGGCCCGTGAAAGCGAAGGAAACGGCCCGATAGAGTCCGTAGATTGACGTTTACAATACAATCAAGCCAATACACTTCAACACCTGGCCATCGTTCGGCCCCAACCGGTatcggtgctgctgcagcagcttggAAGCTCATCATTGAACGCACAAAGTAACGCTTCTGCCGTTCCGCCCCGTGTTTGCGCCGTGTGGCCACCGTTTTGGCGAATCCGATAAGCGTAGCGAGCTCTTTTATTAACTGTGATGCAAGGGATGTCTCTCTAACGATGTATCTAATAGAAGCTCCCGATACACCGGAGGCATCGTGCAGCACTTGAAGCAATATCATCGATAGGCTTTTTTGTGCCACGAGGGACACGGAGATCCATAACGCTCGCGTTGGTGGCTCAGTAAAGGGGGGGGgacttttgcttttattttatccATCCATGGCAGGTCTCGTTTCCCCACGGGGCTGTGTGCTACTCCCTGGCAGCACATAATTGGAATGGATTGCGGAACGTTCCGCACTGCTCGAAAAGCGCTCCATCGCTCTACTCTGTGCTGTAGCTCTAGCGTTTTGTGAGTGTCTGTGGTTTCGTAGCCTTTATACCGGAAAATGCCTTCACACCGGATAGAGCGCGACGCATCATACAGCGCCCCAAATGGCAATGGACGCATATTCTACGGCATAATTAATAACCCAGCGTGGAGCGTGCTGCGATCCGATATTGCATGGGCCCCGTTGAGGGCACCAAACACGGGACCAATATCGGTTGATTGGAGCGGCCCGTTGCGCTAATATCGGTGCCCATATCTGGGAACGCTAAACAGCATTGATAAGGCTGTTACATACTAatccacacaacaacacacaatacACCCCTTTTGCGACGTCATTTTCCAACCGCccaaaatgcaaattaaacaCCCACCTTCAAACCCCGCCGGAAGGACGCTATAAGTTGCAATAACGTCCAACCTTTTGGCATCGAAACAAACCGCCAAAAACGGCCAATTATTATAACGCCTTATAGCGCCGTTCCCGAAACCGCGAGCGCATATTATCTTTCGCAACATCTTCAATGGTGGGACCAATTCTTTGGAAATGGACTCCCCTTGAATTTTCACCCCGAAAAAGATGCCCCAGAACGGATTGACAACGGTGGGGAAGGATAGCATAGCCGCTAAACTTTGGTCGATTTCACACGAAACCTATCCCCAAGGTGataaattttaatgatttaccaaaaaaagggggagctACCCAGCGTGAGAAGAGAGACAAGATCCGCAGCCAGTGTCGCAAAAGCCGGTCTGTCTGTCCAATGTCAATGGCTCAAGCGCTCCCTCGCTGGCGGTTGAAGTGGCGAGGCCGATTGTTTATGTGATGAAAGCACAATTTGCATATTTTCGTTCTTAAAACCGTGAGACCGAGACGCACaccaaccgaaaccgaaaagcCTTGCAACCTTTGCTCTTGCGGCTCACAGTGTTACCGTAGTAAGGGACGGTAAGAGATGGTTGGGGACGGCTTTTGCCGGCTGATCGTCATCTTCGTAATTGAAACGTCACGCCGCCCTAAAACCACACCGCACAAGACACGTGCCAAAGGAGAGGGAAAAGGATTTTATATCCTCCCCACCCCCTGCAAAAAAACCTCTttctttgtgcgtgtgtgtgtgtgtgtgtgtgtcgggtgGATGCGAAAGTTTTGCGGGTCTGGCGTAAAGCGGTAAAGAACGGTGATAAATGGATTGCGCAGTTACGGTGGAACGATTTGCGGAGAACGAacttttcccccatttttcGTTCCGGCGTTGTTCGTTGTACACAGCAACCATGTACAGTGGCGCAACTGTTTCCATACTTATTAAGCGTGCAGCATTGCGAAGGGGCGATAAATTACTTTCACGCATTACCATCCCTCCAATAGAGCCATTGAACATTCATAAATCATCATCCGCCGCCTGATTCTGGCTTATGTCGTCTCCTTGTTTTTATGCTTCTCTCCCCATACAGGTTTCAGCGATCCATACTGCATGCTCGGCATTCAGCCGTCCGGTACACCGCCTCCCCCCTCGCCCCAACCACCGATGACACCGCGGACCCTGTCCGACACCGGCATGGACAGTCTGGATTCGCCCGAGCACGGCAAGCTGCGCAAGCATCACAGCTTTCGGCTGAGCTTCAAGCGCAAGGACGGCCGCCAGCAGCGGGACTCGGTCGGCCCGGTGCCGGCCAAGTTCATCCGCGCGACCTCGGTCAAACCGCACACGCTGTGTCCGAAGTGGAACGAGAAGTTTAAATTGTAAGTATCGATGTGTGCAGACCTGAGTGCGCTTCGTCGCGTTTTCAATGCCCTTGCTTTGCCTCCTTTTATGCCGTGACAGTGACATCGACGATATACATTCGGATCAGCTCCATCTGGACATATGGGACCACGACGACGAGAGCAGCGTGCTAGACGCTGTATCGCGACTGAACGAAGTGAGGGGCGTTAGGGGTTTAGGTAGATTTTTCAAACAGGTGTGCCAATCGGCACGGCAAGGCTCGCAGGACGACTTCCTCGGTTGTATCAATATTCCAGTCTGTGTAAGTGGCCGGTCGTTTGCTACAaggaagaaaattgaaaagaaactCATTAAGAACGTTTGCCCACAGGATATACCTTCAACTGGCCTGGAGGGTTGGTTCAAGCTGGAGGCACGCAGTTCGCGCAGCTCGGTCCAGGGGCGCATCCGGCTGAAGATGTGGCTCTCCACGCGGGAGGACCGCGGCACGTCCGAGGAGGACAACACGCTCGAGGTGAAAAAGTTCGAACGGCTGCAGACAATCTTCATGATGCATGAGCTGACTGTGTTCGATCCGGCCTGGAAGTGGACCGGCGAGCTAGCCGGCCCGTCGCTTACCATCCTTCACCAGATGGCTGTGCAAAGTGATCTATCGGATCTACAAATTTCGTTAGCAAAGTAGGACCCGTCCCTTAACTCCTTCCAGCATTAGCCTTCAGTGTGTTCcgttcgctctttctctcccgcAGATTGGTAGCTATCATACGAATCAATCGCAAGAAACCGCTCGACACCAAGTTCATCCACCGGCAGCTGATCGAGGTGGACAAGCTGTGGatcaacaactacaacaacgaACCGCTGACGCGCGAGCTGGAACAGTGGCTGGCCGATTCGCTCAACGGGTTCGTCGAGCGGTCGCTCTGCCAGATGCGCCGGCATCGGGAGATCTTCCCCGCCCTGCATCCACCGTCGCTCGTGCGGCTCGAGTATCTGCTGCGCTGTCTCGGGCTGCTCGGCTCGATGCGCGCCTTCCGCCAGGTGAGCCCGTTCAGCAAAGGGGTGCGGGGCGAGATTGTCGGTGCGTTGCGCAAGGGTTCGATTACCTGGTCGCAGGCGCAGCTGCGCGAATCGCAACGCTCGCCGAACCCGCTGGTGCACTACACGACGATCCTGATTGCGGACCTGCAGCTGGGCGTTACGTACTACCACGGGCTGTTCGATTCGACCAACGGCATCCAGTACTTTAGCATCGTTTACAAGCAGTTCGATTCATTGGTGAGTATAAAGAAGGGCTCTATTAACTCTGAGACGACCTGGAAGAGACAAAAATGAACTTTGTTGAATGGCAATAACACATAACCAACTCATTTCGCCTCTCAGCTTTCGGAGGAAGTCACCAACCGGATCGAGTGTGGCCAACTACCCGGCACGATAGTGAACCACTGGACCATACTAGATCACGACCGAGAGCCCGACACAGCACCGTTCGAGATCTACTTCGCCCTGCAGGAGTTCCACAACCTAAAATCGCACCTGTCCGTCACACCGCAGCCACCGGAGAAGCCGCTCGGGCTGCAGAACTTCCACGAGTGGTTCGAGCCCGCCGTACAGCGATGGATTTCCGTCAGCAAAACCAAGGCGATCCAGCGCATCAAGGCGGCCGTCAGCGTGGATCAGGTGTGCGAGGGCGAGTGCATCGTGCGGCACAGCACGTCCTCGATCGATACCGCTTCCTGCTTCTACCAGATACGCGAGTTTTGGAAAAACCTAGCCTGGCCCGACCACAGCTCCGGTGCGCACTACGAGACGCTCATCATCGATCTCGTCTGCACGACGGCCAACGTGTACTCGGACCTGATCCACCAGGGGCTGGCGGACGGTGGCTCCGGTGGCTACTACGACAACAAGcagggacagcagcagcagccccgcTCCACCGACGAGCTGTGCGTGGTCGTGAACAATCTCGAGTACGTGCGCCGTGGGCTGGCCGAGTTCCATCCCGAGACGCACCAGCTGCCGGAAAATGCGGAAACCCTGCTCGACAACACGATCGCCCAGCTGGAAGCGAAAGCGGACCGCGTGCTCACCAAGCTGACCGCCTCGATGCAGGGCCCGCTGCAAAAGTCCGTGTTTCATCTGGCCTGGTCGCCGGATTCGCTGCCCGCCAATCAGGCCGTGATGCCGCTGCTCGAGTATCTCGATTCGCATCTGGCGACGCTCAATGTGACGCTgctgtcgcaaaacttttacCGCGCCATGACACTGATCTGGAACAGCGTGCTGACCGAGTTCGCCAAGCAGATGGATGCCGGCGGGGAGGGCGAAAAGCCGACCAACTTCCACGACCGCATGTACGGAGCGCTGCAGCTGCTCGGGGAGTTCTTCAACGCGGAGGGGCTTGGCCTGCCGCCGGAGATACTGCACAGCGACACGTTCTGGCGGGTGGAGCAGCGGCTGCAGTACCACAAAACCGACACCGACCATCTGATCGATCTGTTCTACATGCAGCGGCTGCAGGAGCAGCTGAACACGATCGGGCAGACGTCGCTGGGGTCGCTTTCGGTCAAGGCGTACCTCAACCACGATTCGCTCTGCGTGGAGATACTGCACGCGAAGGATGTGATCCCGCTCGATCCCAATGGTTTCAGCGATCCGTTCGTGATCATCGAGCTGCTGCCGCGGAGGGTGTTTTCGCACTGCTCCGAACAGCAGACCAACGTGCATAAGGTAGGGAACTGAAACGAAGCCATGAAATGCGGGGTTAAGAATGAATGGTGGCACAAAATGAAACTTGTGTTACCTGTTGTAAGATTCAAGGGTTATTACAGCTGTTTGAACAGCTGTTTTGTTGGCCCCcgattgtttgtttacatttcctgTTGACAGCTGTTTGGCAGTGTTGCCAGTTCTAATAGGAAAAAGAACAGCTGGCAGCTATTGCCAGCTTATCGAGTTAACTTT comes from the Anopheles coluzzii chromosome 2, AcolN3, whole genome shotgun sequence genome and includes:
- the LOC120947621 gene encoding BAI1-associated protein 3 isoform X1, whose product is MSFFSSLQQYVTSGVAGLGLNPRRFSLSRQESAEGSSGLSGGHSSSSSSVTSPYGGVSGGMGHSPGPSPGGPGSSGQGMGGSTGSGGSGSGATGGGSSGMMGGTSAAAGTSLGYGKVATPSTLAAPGTPPIRRQSSGRGLDALVPPPRQGSFRGRSSPINPNPPDKPSFSVWKRRPSWPEVEIKSSSGVQENDGSYFESFTALSWKSENRRMSAVRAVETRAEILPENDNDRLLEDDIERSEQKEHLYLDVLYAIANTVGAPAPGGQKRLKFAHYKEEMYLQAQRVFNVSADRHYRLLHAATEEKPKIIVLTVIVQEAEGLEAKDANGFSDPYCMLGIQPSGTPPPPSPQPPMTPRTLSDTGMDSLDSPEHGKLRKHHSFRLSFKRKDGRQQRDSVGPVPAKFIRATSVKPHTLCPKWNEKFKFDIDDIHSDQLHLDIWDHDDESSVLDAVSRLNEVRGVRGLGRFFKQVCQSARQGSQDDFLGCINIPVCDIPSTGLEGWFKLEARSSRSSVQGRIRLKMWLSTREDRGTSEEDNTLEVKKFERLQTIFMMHELTVFDPAWKWTGELAGPSLTILHQMAVQSDLSDLQISLAKLVAIIRINRKKPLDTKFIHRQLIEVDKLWINNYNNEPLTRELEQWLADSLNGFVERSLCQMRRHREIFPALHPPSLVRLEYLLRCLGLLGSMRAFRQVSPFSKGVRGEIVGALRKGSITWSQAQLRESQRSPNPLVHYTTILIADLQLGVTYYHGLFDSTNGIQYFSIVYKQFDSLLSEEVTNRIECGQLPGTIVNHWTILDHDREPDTAPFEIYFALQEFHNLKSHLSVTPQPPEKPLGLQNFHEWFEPAVQRWISVSKTKAIQRIKAAVSVDQVCEGECIVRHSTSSIDTASCFYQIREFWKNLAWPDHSSGAHYETLIIDLVCTTANVYSDLIHQGLADGGSGGYYDNKQGQQQQPRSTDELCVVVNNLEYVRRGLAEFHPETHQLPENAETLLDNTIAQLEAKADRVLTKLTASMQGPLQKSVFHLAWSPDSLPANQAVMPLLEYLDSHLATLNVTLLSQNFYRAMTLIWNSVLTEFAKQMDAGGEGEKPTNFHDRMYGALQLLGEFFNAEGLGLPPEILHSDTFWRVEQRLQYHKTDTDHLIDLFYMQRLQEQLNTIGQTSLGSLSVKAYLNHDSLCVEILHAKDVIPLDPNGFSDPFVIIELLPRRVFSHCSEQQTNVHKKTLNPVFDECFEFSVTQEQCQTEAAMIVFTVMDHDVLTANDFAGEAFLALNNIPGVATNFNIDNFNGLAQIDLPLLEMKDKNHPILQILEGRVNDKNAMDFLRKQKARVVG
- the LOC120947621 gene encoding BAI1-associated protein 3 isoform X2, with product MSFFSSLQQYVTSGVAGLGLNPRRFSLSRQESAEGSSGLSGGHSSSSSSVTSPYGGVSGGMGHSPGPSPGGPGSSGQGMGGSTGSGGSGSGATGGGSSGMMGGTSAAAGTSLGYGKVATPSTLAAPGTPPIRRQSSGRGLDALVPPPRQGSFRGRSSPINPNPPDKPSFSVWKRRPSWPEVEIKSSSGVQENDGSYFESFTALSWKSENRRMSAVRAVETRAEILPENDNDRLLEDDIERSEQKEHLYLDVLYAIANTVGAPAPGGQFAHYKEEMYLQAQRVFNVSADRHYRLLHAATEEKPKIIVLTVIVQEAEGLEAKDANGFSDPYCMLGIQPSGTPPPPSPQPPMTPRTLSDTGMDSLDSPEHGKLRKHHSFRLSFKRKDGRQQRDSVGPVPAKFIRATSVKPHTLCPKWNEKFKFDIDDIHSDQLHLDIWDHDDESSVLDAVSRLNEVRGVRGLGRFFKQVCQSARQGSQDDFLGCINIPVCDIPSTGLEGWFKLEARSSRSSVQGRIRLKMWLSTREDRGTSEEDNTLEVKKFERLQTIFMMHELTVFDPAWKWTGELAGPSLTILHQMAVQSDLSDLQISLAKLVAIIRINRKKPLDTKFIHRQLIEVDKLWINNYNNEPLTRELEQWLADSLNGFVERSLCQMRRHREIFPALHPPSLVRLEYLLRCLGLLGSMRAFRQVSPFSKGVRGEIVGALRKGSITWSQAQLRESQRSPNPLVHYTTILIADLQLGVTYYHGLFDSTNGIQYFSIVYKQFDSLLSEEVTNRIECGQLPGTIVNHWTILDHDREPDTAPFEIYFALQEFHNLKSHLSVTPQPPEKPLGLQNFHEWFEPAVQRWISVSKTKAIQRIKAAVSVDQVCEGECIVRHSTSSIDTASCFYQIREFWKNLAWPDHSSGAHYETLIIDLVCTTANVYSDLIHQGLADGGSGGYYDNKQGQQQQPRSTDELCVVVNNLEYVRRGLAEFHPETHQLPENAETLLDNTIAQLEAKADRVLTKLTASMQGPLQKSVFHLAWSPDSLPANQAVMPLLEYLDSHLATLNVTLLSQNFYRAMTLIWNSVLTEFAKQMDAGGEGEKPTNFHDRMYGALQLLGEFFNAEGLGLPPEILHSDTFWRVEQRLQYHKTDTDHLIDLFYMQRLQEQLNTIGQTSLGSLSVKAYLNHDSLCVEILHAKDVIPLDPNGFSDPFVIIELLPRRVFSHCSEQQTNVHKKTLNPVFDECFEFSVTQEQCQTEAAMIVFTVMDHDVLTANDFAGEAFLALNNIPGVATNFNIDNFNGLAQIDLPLLEMKDKNHPILQILEGRVNDKNAMDFLRKQKARVVG